The following are encoded in a window of Candidatus Microthrix parvicella Bio17-1 genomic DNA:
- a CDS encoding CASTOR/POLLUX-related putative ion channel — translation MAQDADQDRPDRLPGGLRSLIRYRVDNLLSRGTWAVLLWLAGVTTMVVLASSAIMAIFRVTFSGGGDRSWGEDTWQSLLRTIDSGTMAADVGWGPRAIALIVTLSGLLLAGTLIGLIANGVEQRVEQMQRGKNTVVETGHIVILGTSARLPVLIEQLAIADRARRDNVIVVLANREPRELRETAAAHAAGLRSSRLVVRSGETDTVGDLEMVRVQDARAVIVMADDDADNDTGVVKTVLAVGAANGGFDRMPIIVELQEPAMAERLARACGGDVHPVVTTVTIARLTSYFLREPGLRGIVDELMDARGCGIDLVEVPELVGVPFAEIVRRFGAVRPIGLLGTDGVVTLNPNGATAPKEGDRLVMITDHAGPAVPSALSFAAAAAKPAAHHEVATPQPAEHLVVVGWNGLGATLVGSVGQFCSPGSTAEIAFDPELFDVEEIAVPRSENLEVRLTPSPRLTWELNEDPEGGRVTSIVLLAYQRGLTAGEADSRTLLALMLLRQQLEQRSGPRPRVIVELRDAGNVELARRSGADDYIVSDAIAGRIMTQLAEQPERRQVLLSLYAPGEPSLRLITVADLGLSGTICFGDVVAAAQAAGLLAIGWRSGASDGGDVVLDPHVSRTVDLAPDGRLVVID, via the coding sequence ATGGCACAAGATGCCGACCAAGACCGGCCGGACAGGCTTCCCGGCGGCCTCCGGTCGCTGATCCGTTATCGGGTCGACAACCTGTTGTCGCGCGGCACCTGGGCCGTGCTTCTTTGGCTGGCCGGCGTCACCACGATGGTGGTGCTGGCCAGCTCTGCGATCATGGCCATCTTCCGGGTCACGTTCTCAGGCGGCGGAGATCGCAGCTGGGGGGAGGACACCTGGCAAAGCCTGCTGCGGACGATCGACTCCGGAACCATGGCGGCCGACGTCGGTTGGGGGCCGAGGGCGATTGCGCTGATCGTCACGCTGTCGGGGCTCCTCCTTGCGGGCACCCTCATCGGACTGATCGCCAACGGCGTTGAGCAACGGGTTGAGCAGATGCAACGGGGGAAGAACACCGTCGTCGAAACGGGCCACATCGTGATCCTGGGTACATCAGCACGGCTGCCGGTGCTCATCGAGCAGTTGGCAATCGCCGATCGAGCCCGTCGTGACAACGTCATCGTTGTACTGGCAAACCGGGAGCCGCGGGAGCTTCGGGAGACCGCAGCGGCCCATGCGGCCGGGCTTCGGAGTAGTCGGCTGGTGGTCAGGTCCGGGGAGACCGACACGGTCGGCGACCTGGAGATGGTTCGCGTCCAGGACGCACGGGCCGTGATCGTCATGGCCGACGACGATGCCGACAACGACACCGGTGTGGTGAAGACCGTGTTGGCGGTTGGTGCCGCCAACGGCGGGTTTGACCGTATGCCGATCATCGTCGAGTTGCAGGAGCCGGCGATGGCCGAGCGTCTTGCCCGTGCCTGCGGGGGAGACGTCCACCCGGTGGTGACCACGGTGACCATCGCGCGGCTCACCTCCTACTTCCTTCGGGAGCCCGGCCTGCGGGGGATCGTTGACGAACTGATGGATGCCCGCGGATGCGGTATCGACCTGGTCGAGGTGCCTGAACTTGTCGGCGTTCCGTTCGCTGAGATCGTTCGACGCTTCGGCGCCGTGCGCCCAATCGGCCTGCTCGGAACCGATGGGGTGGTCACGCTCAACCCCAATGGAGCGACCGCCCCAAAGGAGGGTGACCGTCTGGTGATGATCACCGATCACGCGGGTCCTGCCGTCCCCAGCGCACTGTCGTTTGCCGCTGCGGCAGCGAAGCCCGCCGCGCACCACGAAGTAGCGACTCCCCAGCCTGCTGAACACCTGGTGGTTGTCGGCTGGAACGGGCTCGGCGCCACGCTCGTCGGCTCGGTCGGTCAGTTCTGCTCTCCTGGCTCCACCGCCGAGATCGCGTTCGACCCCGAACTCTTTGACGTCGAGGAGATTGCGGTCCCCCGCTCGGAGAACCTTGAGGTGCGGCTGACGCCGAGCCCTCGACTCACCTGGGAGTTGAACGAGGATCCCGAGGGCGGGCGGGTCACCTCCATCGTGTTGCTCGCCTACCAGCGGGGGTTGACCGCCGGTGAGGCCGACAGCAGAACGCTGCTGGCGCTCATGTTGCTCCGACAGCAACTTGAGCAGAGAAGCGGGCCCCGGCCGCGGGTGATTGTCGAGTTGAGGGATGCCGGCAACGTCGAACTCGCCCGTCGGTCGGGCGCGGATGACTACATCGTGAGCGACGCCATCGCCGGCCGCATCATGACCCAGTTGGCCGAACAACCTGAGCGCCGCCAGGTCCTCCTGTCGTTGTATGCGCCAGGAGAACCATCACTCAGGCTCATCACGGTCGCCGATCTCGGTTTGAGTGGAACCATCTGCTTCGGCGATGTGGTCGCGGCGGCGCAGGCAGCGGGGCTGCTGGCGATCGGTTGGCGATCCGGCGCCTCGGACGGCGGGGACGTGGTCTTGGACCCACATGTTTCGAGAACCGTCGACCTGGCGCCGGACGGCCGGCTGGTGGTCATCGACTGA
- a CDS encoding class I SAM-dependent methyltransferase: protein MTKPVVDTDDDLDTRARNRSLWSQVNADFTDTDAQQMWTRSGVSWGLFRQPEGSLQLLGDLTGSDVLEIGCGTAYLSAWLTRAGARVVALDLSPEQLVTAQRCQDRFGPHFPLVEGDGATLPFRNGSFDLVLSEYGASPWCDPARWPLEAARVLRPGGRLVFLTNSVLAAMCVPAEGGPAGTTLLRGATDVNPVSWPGGGVEYHPGHGEWIRRLAEAGLVVDALHELEPPDKGPDHEYYEIVTRRWSERWPAEDVWVAHRPRVVRSR, encoded by the coding sequence ATGACCAAACCCGTGGTTGACACGGATGACGATCTGGACACCAGGGCCCGCAATCGGTCGTTGTGGTCTCAGGTCAATGCCGACTTCACCGATACCGACGCGCAACAGATGTGGACGCGGTCGGGCGTCTCCTGGGGCCTGTTTCGACAACCCGAGGGCTCACTGCAACTGCTGGGGGATCTCACTGGCTCCGACGTCCTCGAGATCGGGTGCGGCACCGCGTACCTCTCGGCCTGGCTGACCCGAGCAGGCGCACGGGTGGTCGCGCTCGACCTGAGCCCGGAGCAGCTCGTGACCGCCCAACGCTGCCAAGACCGGTTCGGGCCCCACTTTCCCCTTGTCGAGGGCGACGGGGCCACCCTCCCCTTCCGAAACGGTTCGTTCGATCTTGTATTGAGCGAGTATGGAGCCAGTCCCTGGTGTGACCCGGCCAGGTGGCCGCTCGAGGCGGCCCGAGTGCTGCGACCCGGTGGGCGGCTGGTGTTTCTCACCAATTCCGTTCTCGCAGCCATGTGCGTTCCGGCCGAAGGTGGTCCTGCCGGCACCACGCTGCTACGCGGCGCGACCGACGTGAACCCGGTGAGTTGGCCTGGGGGAGGCGTCGAGTACCACCCAGGCCACGGCGAATGGATTCGCCGACTCGCCGAAGCCGGACTTGTGGTGGATGCACTGCACGAATTGGAACCACCCGACAAGGGACCCGACCACGAGTACTACGAGATCGTGACGCGGCGTTGGTCGGAGCGCTGGCCGGCCGAGGACGTGTGGGTGGCACATCGCCCGAGAGTCGTGCGCTCGCGCTGA
- a CDS encoding DUF6325 family protein yields MTNTNTHAPIDFLLIEFPLAADASSMAAALSDLVDQGTIVLFDIALVYKAGEADFGRRDLTADTTLAAFVGAQSGLFDDEDISQAIGAMEAGTQALMVAYENSWAIPFVAAALDADGQVIAGGRIPASVVNEALDATESQS; encoded by the coding sequence ATGACCAACACGAACACCCACGCCCCGATCGACTTCCTGTTGATCGAGTTCCCGCTCGCAGCGGACGCCTCTTCGATGGCTGCGGCACTCTCAGACCTGGTCGACCAGGGCACGATCGTTCTCTTTGACATCGCGCTGGTGTACAAGGCCGGCGAGGCAGACTTCGGCCGACGGGACCTGACCGCGGACACCACACTTGCGGCGTTCGTCGGAGCCCAGTCCGGACTCTTCGACGACGAAGACATCAGCCAGGCCATCGGCGCCATGGAAGCCGGCACGCAGGCGCTGATGGTGGCGTACGAGAACTCATGGGCCATTCCATTCGTGGCTGCTGCGCTCGACGCCGACGGTCAGGTCATCGCGGGCGGACGCATCCCGGCATCGGTGGTCAACGAAGCGCTCGACGCAACAGAATCCCAGTCCTGA
- a CDS encoding SHOCT domain-containing protein, whose amino-acid sequence MPGLLRGIVRTAAVAGTATAVSGRVQRRQAERFAGRDANIYAEREQAYEQQTAPPQASAAPGPAPSSEPDTLDQLQRLGDLKEQGILTEAEFSAQKAKILGL is encoded by the coding sequence ATGCCAGGACTACTCAGAGGTATCGTCCGAACAGCGGCCGTAGCCGGAACCGCCACCGCTGTGAGCGGTCGGGTGCAGCGCCGCCAGGCCGAGCGCTTCGCCGGTCGCGACGCAAACATCTACGCAGAACGTGAGCAGGCTTACGAGCAGCAGACCGCTCCCCCGCAGGCCTCCGCCGCGCCGGGCCCCGCTCCATCGAGTGAGCCCGACACGCTTGATCAGTTGCAGAGGCTCGGCGACCTCAAAGAACAAGGGATCCTCACCGAAGCAGAGTTCTCTGCACAGAAAGCCAAGATCCTCGGCCTCTAA
- a CDS encoding DUF6325 family protein produces MNDVSEEELGPIDYVVVEFPAGTSNFSGAMAAELAALAEAELIRVLDLMILTKDQDGNIEVLEVEDLDGTGELGSIEADLAEILAFEDVENLAAAMEPGSTAGVLIWENTWAAPFAVAARQSGGQLIASGRIPTQALIASFENDDNEGAE; encoded by the coding sequence ATGAACGATGTCTCCGAGGAAGAGCTAGGGCCGATCGACTACGTGGTTGTGGAGTTTCCAGCCGGTACGTCCAACTTCAGCGGGGCGATGGCCGCCGAGCTCGCGGCCCTCGCTGAAGCAGAACTCATCCGGGTGCTCGACCTGATGATTCTCACGAAGGACCAGGACGGCAACATCGAGGTGCTCGAGGTTGAAGACCTCGACGGGACCGGTGAGCTTGGTTCGATCGAGGCGGATCTCGCGGAGATCCTCGCCTTCGAAGACGTGGAAAACCTCGCTGCAGCGATGGAACCCGGATCAACGGCTGGTGTGCTCATTTGGGAGAACACCTGGGCGGCGCCCTTCGCAGTGGCCGCTCGGCAGTCGGGCGGACAACTGATCGCCAGCGGACGCATCCCGACCCAGGCGCTGATCGCCTCATTCGAAAACGATGACAACGAAGGAGCTGAGTGA
- a CDS encoding FAD-dependent oxidoreductase, with translation MQASAQGRCSAGSLSTLAAQAGRSVRVFEARPYLGGRIRSGEVPGGHADLGPTWFRHGEQRLSRLVPTSILRSQEPQRRCRCGWAVSPRPSPSMSSTGVRKRSPRQHGWSQPPLRPLRRSPPGGSGCSTSARRGKAHRRIAECREDFRVGSLSRFEAEDADPSVEKFRGARARW, from the coding sequence GTGCAAGCGAGTGCCCAAGGTCGGTGTTCAGCGGGCTCACTCTCGACGCTGGCTGCTCAGGCGGGCCGGTCGGTGCGAGTGTTCGAAGCCCGACCCTACCTCGGTGGTCGGATTCGATCCGGCGAGGTGCCCGGTGGTCACGCCGACCTGGGCCCCACCTGGTTCAGGCACGGGGAGCAACGGCTCTCCCGCCTGGTGCCGACCTCTATCCTTCGGTCGCAAGAACCGCAACGTCGATGCCGGTGTGGATGGGCGGTGTCACCAAGGCCGTCGCCGTCTATGTCGTCAACTGGGGTCAGGAAGCGTTCACCACGCCAACACGGTTGGTCCCAGCCCCCGCTACGACCTCTTCGGCGCTCCCCACCTGGAGGGAGCGGCTGCTCTACATCGGCACGCCGCGGCAAAGCGCACCGTCGAATCGCAGAGTGCCGGGAAGATTTCCGCGTCGGGAGTCTCTCTCGATTCGAGGCGGAAGACGCTGATCCATCCGTCGAAAAGTTTCGTGGCGCTCGCGCCCGATGGTGA
- a CDS encoding cupin domain-containing protein encodes MGDRNLNDEGPNPFVTNIEADTLANDNYRTTRWTGSNIQLTLMSIEPGRDIGLEVHEHGDQFLRVEAGRARVQMGPSEDDLNFDREVGDDWAIFVPAGSWHNITNIGDDPLKVYAIYGPPEHPHGTDHATKAEADADEHHHH; translated from the coding sequence ATGGGCGACCGCAACTTGAATGACGAGGGACCAAACCCGTTCGTCACGAACATCGAGGCCGACACGCTGGCCAACGACAACTACCGCACGACCCGCTGGACCGGGTCCAACATCCAGCTCACGCTGATGAGCATTGAGCCGGGCCGAGACATCGGCCTCGAGGTCCACGAACACGGCGACCAGTTTCTGCGGGTCGAAGCCGGACGGGCACGGGTGCAGATGGGCCCGTCCGAAGATGACCTGAACTTCGACCGCGAGGTTGGCGACGACTGGGCGATCTTCGTGCCGGCGGGGTCGTGGCACAACATCACCAACATCGGTGACGACCCGCTCAAGGTCTATGCGATCTACGGACCACCCGAGCACCCCCACGGCACCGACCACGCAACGAAGGCCGAGGCCGACGCGGACGAGCACCACCACCACTGA
- a CDS encoding CocE/NonD family hydrolase produces MSGNRRTATRRAVGLLLATVLLGACSSGEGDEAASADSGAASTTAVASAPTCEQGATTDDIEVEAVAKPAYDRVITSFDDTKIRVHWFPAPGAADKPAPTVLMGPGWSLAGATQDSDIELFGALSIGSLNDDAYNVLTWDPRGFGKSGGVASVNDPKREGRDVQILLDWVAEQPEAELDATGDPRSGMIGASYGGGIQLTVASIDCRVDALVPNMAWHSLKTSLYPNKIVKEGWAGKLVSIGGDNLDPHITSAAKSGLNGGTLSDEDYQWFLDRGPGDQVSNIGVPTLLLAGTVDTLFALQESVANYESLSAAGTPVHLMWYCGGHGVCLTSDGNTDRVTEATTAWLARYLKDDTSVDLGSPVEVVDQNDQHWLGDDYPTADQPGSGTVTGNSDGSTLKLTADSQSGPLPDGAGKGLLGGLVTTITPYPVAADQAVEAKVTAKGDVLVVGAPKLTMTYSGTTPGEASTHVFAQLVDPETNTVVGNQITPVPVTLDGEEHTAEVDLEIIAQHMLAKSSLTLQVVASTGAYAKPELGGEIDVSSLNVSLPTTTELTEA; encoded by the coding sequence ATGAGCGGGAACCGGCGAACGGCGACACGGCGCGCGGTTGGTTTGCTGTTGGCGACGGTGCTCCTCGGCGCCTGTTCCTCCGGTGAGGGCGACGAGGCCGCTTCGGCCGACAGCGGGGCCGCCTCGACGACGGCCGTCGCCTCCGCCCCGACATGCGAGCAAGGCGCCACGACCGACGACATCGAGGTCGAGGCAGTGGCCAAGCCCGCCTACGACCGGGTGATCACCTCGTTCGACGACACGAAGATTCGAGTGCACTGGTTTCCTGCGCCGGGCGCAGCGGACAAGCCGGCACCAACCGTGCTGATGGGCCCGGGGTGGTCGCTGGCCGGAGCCACCCAGGACAGCGACATCGAGCTGTTCGGGGCGCTCAGCATCGGGTCGCTCAACGACGACGCCTACAACGTGCTCACGTGGGACCCGCGCGGCTTCGGCAAGTCGGGCGGGGTCGCCTCGGTGAACGACCCGAAGCGCGAGGGACGCGACGTGCAGATCCTGCTCGACTGGGTGGCCGAACAGCCCGAGGCGGAGCTCGACGCAACGGGTGATCCCCGGAGCGGCATGATCGGAGCCTCCTACGGCGGCGGCATCCAGCTGACGGTGGCCAGCATCGACTGCCGAGTAGACGCCCTGGTGCCCAACATGGCCTGGCACTCCCTCAAGACCAGCCTGTATCCCAACAAGATCGTCAAGGAGGGCTGGGCGGGCAAGCTGGTGAGCATCGGCGGCGACAACCTCGACCCACACATCACCAGCGCAGCGAAGTCGGGGCTGAACGGTGGCACCCTGAGCGACGAGGACTACCAGTGGTTCCTCGATCGGGGTCCCGGCGACCAGGTGTCCAACATCGGGGTCCCCACGTTGTTGCTGGCGGGAACGGTGGACACGCTCTTCGCCCTGCAGGAGTCGGTTGCCAACTACGAGAGCCTGTCTGCGGCCGGCACCCCGGTGCACCTGATGTGGTACTGCGGCGGCCATGGCGTCTGCCTCACCAGCGACGGCAACACCGACCGGGTGACCGAAGCAACGACCGCATGGCTTGCCCGCTACCTGAAGGACGACACCTCGGTCGACCTGGGCAGCCCGGTGGAGGTCGTCGACCAGAACGACCAGCACTGGTTGGGCGACGACTACCCCACCGCTGACCAGCCCGGCTCGGGGACGGTCACCGGTAACTCCGACGGCTCGACGTTGAAGCTGACCGCCGACAGCCAATCCGGGCCGCTCCCAGACGGTGCGGGAAAGGGCCTGCTCGGCGGGCTCGTCACGACGATCACCCCGTATCCCGTGGCGGCCGACCAGGCGGTTGAGGCCAAGGTGACCGCCAAGGGCGACGTGCTGGTCGTGGGTGCCCCCAAGCTGACGATGACCTACTCGGGCACCACCCCGGGCGAGGCCTCCACCCACGTGTTTGCGCAGCTGGTCGACCCGGAAACCAACACGGTGGTCGGCAACCAGATCACCCCGGTGCCAGTGACCCTGGACGGCGAGGAGCACACCGCCGAGGTCGATCTGGAGATCATCGCCCAGCACATGTTGGCCAAGTCGTCGCTCACATTGCAGGTGGTGGCCTCGACGGGTGCCTATGCCAAGCCCGAACTCGGCGGCGAGATCGACGTGTCCTCACTGAACGTGTCGCTTCCCACGACCACGGAACTCACCGAGGCGTAG
- a CDS encoding type II toxin-antitoxin system VapC family toxin, whose amino-acid sequence MLDTSAVLGWLERKTPGVSDAVRSTGATPLIHIATLAELEEGVARAEAVGAASTDQRRQTLEFVLQRLGRTPGPSEVDAECFGRLSACTSGKLSHNDKWIVAASIIGGHRLLTEDARLRAQVMGNAELDRTVVGRGWSSPQVVLVGPTGANA is encoded by the coding sequence ATGCTCGACACGTCGGCCGTGCTCGGCTGGCTTGAACGGAAGACTCCTGGGGTCAGCGACGCTGTCCGCTCGACCGGAGCGACTCCGCTGATCCACATCGCCACGCTGGCCGAGCTCGAAGAGGGGGTCGCTCGGGCCGAAGCAGTTGGCGCAGCGAGCACCGATCAGCGCAGGCAGACGCTCGAGTTCGTACTGCAACGGCTCGGTCGAACGCCGGGGCCGTCCGAAGTTGATGCAGAGTGCTTCGGCCGTCTCTCGGCGTGCACCAGCGGAAAGTTGTCACACAACGACAAGTGGATCGTTGCGGCTTCGATCATCGGTGGACATCGACTGCTCACCGAGGACGCAAGACTCCGGGCTCAAGTGATGGGTAACGCCGAGCTCGACCGGACGGTGGTTGGCCGGGGCTGGTCGAGCCCTCAAGTCGTGCTCGTCGGTCCAACGGGAGCCAACGCGTAG
- a CDS encoding type II toxin-antitoxin system Phd/YefM family antitoxin, translating into MAVKEFGMRELRNNTNSLLDALDSGHQVFITRRGARVAELRVPEPVEEIERLLADADRLPAVDTGMYDELFEAKDDDVAAQSDRDALWR; encoded by the coding sequence ATGGCCGTCAAAGAGTTTGGGATGCGTGAACTTCGCAACAACACGAACTCGCTCCTTGATGCCCTTGACTCCGGGCACCAGGTCTTCATCACGCGGCGCGGTGCCAGGGTGGCAGAGCTACGGGTGCCCGAGCCGGTCGAGGAGATCGAACGGCTTCTCGCAGACGCCGACCGGTTGCCCGCTGTCGACACCGGGATGTACGACGAACTGTTCGAGGCCAAGGACGACGACGTTGCTGCGCAGTCCGACCGAGACGCCCTGTGGCGTTGA
- a CDS encoding DUF433 domain-containing protein, whose amino-acid sequence MSVVDSDLRFDVPLYSVAEAARFLGVANTTFSSWAKGYVRHALGRQPVSSAPVLSTPTSADGASVPFITLAEGMVLAAIRKTGVPMQRIRPALLALQDHLGIEHALASQRLYSDGAEVLFDFAQQSNEAAEATTAARDLVVLRNGQRVFTETVSDYLQRIDYGDDGYARLLHLPGYQHRQVVVDPERSFGQPVFVSGGAKVSDVIDRFQAGESLPDLSEDFGVPIDDLEDALRVASRRAA is encoded by the coding sequence ATGTCTGTTGTCGACAGTGATCTCCGCTTCGACGTCCCGCTCTACTCGGTGGCTGAGGCAGCGCGGTTCTTGGGCGTGGCCAACACGACCTTCTCAAGCTGGGCGAAGGGGTACGTCCGTCATGCTCTCGGCCGGCAGCCAGTCAGCAGCGCGCCGGTGCTCTCGACGCCAACCAGCGCAGACGGAGCCTCTGTGCCGTTCATCACCTTGGCCGAGGGCATGGTGTTGGCAGCGATTCGGAAGACCGGTGTTCCGATGCAGCGGATCCGTCCGGCGCTGCTCGCGCTGCAGGATCATCTTGGCATTGAGCACGCCTTGGCGAGCCAGCGGTTGTACTCCGACGGTGCCGAGGTGCTGTTCGACTTCGCCCAGCAGAGCAACGAGGCGGCTGAAGCAACAACGGCTGCGCGGGACCTGGTTGTTCTTCGCAATGGCCAACGAGTCTTCACCGAAACCGTCAGCGACTATCTGCAACGAATCGACTACGGGGACGATGGGTACGCACGTCTCCTCCATCTGCCCGGATATCAACACCGACAAGTGGTGGTCGACCCCGAGCGGTCCTTCGGCCAGCCCGTTTTCGTCAGCGGAGGGGCCAAAGTCAGCGATGTGATCGATCGCTTCCAAGCGGGCGAGTCGCTGCCCGACCTCTCGGAAGACTTCGGCGTCCCGATTGACGATCTTGAGGACGCCCTGCGTGTCGCATCCCGACGGGCTGCCTGA
- a CDS encoding helix-turn-helix domain-containing protein — translation MATPTIERTVLPPAEPLEALAAMLGSLGAEPITTLSGPNGEHLVLPPEVFEVLRDLVDAMAQGQAVTVVPVHQRLTTQQAADLLGVSRPTVVKLLESGEIPFEQPGRHRRVRLADVLAYRERASNERRAALDRMVGIADEADLYESTATPKRTR, via the coding sequence ATGGCGACCCCAACGATTGAACGAACCGTGCTGCCGCCCGCTGAGCCGTTGGAGGCGCTAGCGGCGATGCTTGGCAGCCTCGGCGCGGAGCCGATCACAACCTTGTCGGGCCCCAATGGTGAGCACTTGGTGCTTCCGCCGGAGGTCTTCGAGGTGCTGCGCGATTTGGTCGACGCGATGGCCCAGGGCCAAGCGGTGACGGTCGTTCCCGTGCACCAGCGACTCACCACACAGCAGGCGGCTGATCTTTTGGGCGTCAGCCGTCCCACGGTCGTGAAGCTCCTCGAGTCGGGTGAAATTCCCTTCGAACAGCCCGGCCGTCATCGCCGGGTCCGCCTCGCCGATGTTCTCGCGTATCGCGAGCGGGCATCGAACGAGCGGCGCGCCGCACTCGATCGCATGGTCGGGATCGCCGATGAAGCCGATCTCTATGAGAGCACCGCAACTCCCAAACGCACCCGCTGA
- a CDS encoding toll/interleukin-1 receptor domain-containing protein codes for MSDRRTLKGFISYAERDTKLVTSFVELMKERLAILSECSIDAWWARQHLLIGHEWSDEIDVAMQDADFGLFLVSPAFLGSEFIGDVELAHFLERSDALLFPVGLKTVNLQTSNMKGLAEKQLFRYRKDGEPGGRWFNTTNGANQDRFCDQLVDEMLQRFRQEGLLDV; via the coding sequence ATGAGCGACCGCAGAACGTTGAAGGGCTTCATCAGCTACGCCGAACGCGACACCAAGTTGGTGACGTCGTTCGTCGAACTGATGAAGGAGCGTCTCGCGATTCTGAGCGAGTGCAGCATCGATGCATGGTGGGCGCGTCAACACCTGCTGATTGGCCATGAATGGAGCGATGAGATCGACGTTGCCATGCAGGATGCGGACTTCGGGCTCTTCTTGGTGAGCCCGGCGTTTCTTGGGAGCGAGTTCATCGGTGACGTCGAGCTGGCGCACTTCCTGGAACGCTCCGATGCCCTGCTGTTCCCGGTTGGACTCAAGACCGTCAACCTCCAGACCAGCAACATGAAGGGGTTGGCCGAGAAGCAGCTCTTTCGCTACCGCAAGGACGGCGAACCGGGCGGTCGCTGGTTCAACACCACCAATGGCGCCAACCAAGACAGGTTCTGCGATCAGCTCGTCGACGAGATGCTGCAGCGGTTCCGCCAGGAAGGCTTGCTCGATGTCTAA